ctaaacacattctacatttgtattaatgtatattaaactttctttcatggtacatgggaatctttttaattttttaccaattaatttagtaaaacttcataatactccataaattggtgcattaaccactataaaatcgttattctcaaaagaaacggagacaacaaaggttccaaacatgtttgaccttcatcatatgttactgcaagatgcaaatatgcattaaaacagtattgtcatattttcaattttttctcaaaacctatgtgttaaccccttcgaaaatattgagttttcggtaaattctctatatacttaagtctatgatctttagtgttgttttaaaaaatttaaacacattctatatttgtattaatgtatattgaacTCTCTTTCAGGGTACATGAGcctcgttttaatttttaatcaattaatttagtaaaacttcataatactccctaaattagtggactaaccactataaaatcgttatattctctagagcaacggagacaacaaaggtttcaaacctatttgaccttcatcatatcatatgttagtgcatgatgtaactatgcattaaaacagtattgtcatatttttgaatttttctcaaaatctaagtgttaaccccttcaaaaatattgagttttcggtaaaacTTCTATATaagatctttagtgttattttaaaatttctaaacacattctacatttgtgttaatgtatattaaactctatttcatcgTACGtggacatcattttaatttttgatcaattaatttattaaaacttcataatactccctaaattggtggactaaccactataaaatcgttattctatagagaaacggagacaacaaaggttctaaacctatttgactttcatcatgtgttagtgcatgatgcaactatgcattaaaataatattgtcatatttttttaatttttcccaaaatctgtgtgttaacccctacgaaaatattgagtttttcggtaaatcctctatatactgaagcatatgatctttagtgttgttttaaaatttctaaacatattatacatttgtgtTCATGTATATTAAACCATCTTTCATCGTGCATgggcatctttttaatttttgaataattaatttagtaaaacttcataatactccctaaattggtggacaaaccactttaaaatcgctattctctagtgAAACGAAGACAATAAAGGTTTCAAACCtgtttgaccttcatcatatgttagtgcatgatgcaattatgcattaaaacaatattgtcatattttttgaatttttcttaaaatctacgtgttaacccctacgaaaaatattgagtttttatgTAAATGGTCTGTATACtaaagcttatgatctttagtgttgttttaaaattttttaactcattctatatttttattaatgtttattaaactctctttcatgatacataagcatcgttttaattttttatcaattaatttagtaaaacctcataataattcctaaattggtggactaaccactataaaatcgctattctctagagaaacagagccaacaaaggttccaaacctctttgactttcatcatatgttaggcATGATgtaaatatgcattaaaacaatattgtcatattttttattttttctcaaaatctatttgttaacccgcacaaaaatattgagtttttcggcaaatgttctatatactgaagcctatgatctttagtgttgttttaaaatttataaacatattttatatttgtactaatgtatattaaactctctttcatcgtacatgggcatcgttttaatattttatcaattaatttagtaaaacttcataatactctctaaattggtggactaaccactataaaatcgatattctctatagaaatggagacaacaaaggttccaaacctctttgactttcatcatatgttagtgcaggatgcaactatgcattaaaacaatattgtcataattttgaatttttctcaaaatctatttgttaacccctacgaaaatattgaatttttttgataaatgctttatatactgaaacctatgatctttagtgttgttttaaaatttctaaacactttctatatttcttaaatgtatattaaactctctttcatggtacatgatcttctttttaattttttatcaattcatttagtaaaacttcataatacttcctaaattgatggactaaccactataaaatcaatattctcgagagaaacggagacaacaaaggttctaaacctctttaactttcatcatatgttagttcaggatgcaactatgcattaaaacaatattgtcatattttttgaatttttttcaaaatctatgtgttaatattgagtttaatatacatttgaGTTTTTCGGCAAATCTTCTATATtgatttgtattaatatatgttaaactcattttcatgtaGATGAAcatctttcaaaattttattaattaatttagtaaaatttcatatactccctgaatgagtggactaaccactataaaatcgctatttctagagaaatagaattaacaaaagttccaaacttctttgacctagTATCGTGAAAGTGCAGGATGCAGCTATGATATTAAAACACTATTGTCGtacttttgtatttttttcgaATCTATGTATATACAAATTCATactaaaatattgagtttttccaTATATGTTCTTTGGTGTTGTTAGTTGTACATACAAGGTAACTTATACTCCAAACTAATTCTGAGATCTACCTTGCAATCAAACCTCTGCAAGGCACCATCTTCTCCGTCATTAGATGCTGACTTCTGTCTGCTAAGCATCCCCACTTCAGCTTCAATGGATTGTCCTGTCTCcaaatataacaataaataaacaCTGAAATAAATGCAAACAAGAAGACCTTGTCAAAATAACTAAACTTTCTTGGatacaagagaaagaaagaatagtTTATCATCTTCCCATCAACCACAGTGCAAAAGTTAAAATCCACACAGGGCCGGCTCCGAGATTTAGGGGGCTGTAGgcggttttttaaaaattacagctaaaaaaaattttttggtaaatttgggggcctaaaaaaaaattttggggacttttttctatgtaattttttccaaaatttttgggGGCCTAAGGCCAATGTTTCGTTATGCTTTGTCCAGGACAGGCCCTGAATCCACAGCACAGTTTGAGTTAGCTACCATATCAAACGAGCATGCTTTCTGAGAAATGAGCCCAACATCAAAGCCCAATATTTAAAATcccttttgcttttgcttttctTATTTCAAAAAACAATAAGTAGGGACCACCATTTCCATCATTCCTTTTCTTGGATTCTCTTTCACCCGAAAATCCGTAGAGGGATTCGTACCAGAGGAGAGGACAATAAGAGGTAGGTTTCCAGAAATGAAGAAGGAAAACAGCTCTTTGATGTCGTTCTTACTGCTGCTCTCACTCTCATTTCTGGCTAGCTCCAAAAGTCACGGTACGTGGTTCCTTTTATCTCCTCATAACATATGCCGATTCCTAGCTAGACTCGGATTTGTCTTTCACCCTTAGGCTGGTTTTTTCTTGTCATAATCAGATTGTAGGATAGACGATTATTATGTTGATTCCATACCTAAATTAAATCCGTTAAAGAACATAATATATAGTAAGTCTTATGGAGGATTAAGTGTCAGAATGGTTGCAGGAAACCCGGCTAGTGAAATGGTGAACGTCTTGAACCAGAATAGAACAGCCTGGAAACTTGGCAAACTACATGAGAGCCCTGGCCTTGGCTGCATAGCCCTCCAGTATGCTGAGCTCTGCGAGGGTAATTGCAATGTCAACAACACTTTGACCTGCGAACCCCCTGAAGACGACTTCACTCAGGTTTTTGCCCCCAACTGTGGTGTAGAACTTCCCACTTTTGGTACCATAACAGGCCACGTTCTCGGCTGCGGCACCCACTATGCGACGCCAGAAGCCTCCTTCTCAGACATTCTCTTCAGAGATAACAAATCCTTGTTGGTGCTCAGAAACAGGTCGCACACTGAGGTTGGAGTTGGAATGGCTAGGTTGCATAAAGGTACCTACTTTTGGTGCATTCTGTTTAGTGATGGTGGGACAAACTCTTCCTTTTCTCTGGAAGCCAATGGCCGGGGaatcaaacaaagaaaaggCTGCTACAGCGGAAGTGCTTTTTCTTGTAGCAATGCGCACATGATTTGTATGCGTCTTCTCAACAGCTTTCTGTGCATTCTTTTGTCTATTAATACACTGTGGGTGTCCTTTCTTTAAGTGTTGATTCATCATAGCCATCACCGTGTAGTTTCTTTGACCCAAATAATGAAAGACAAGTCAGTTACCTGTTGTAGCTGAAATGATATATTGGAATGCGTTTTTTGAACAGAAGAGGAAGCTAATCAAACAAGTTTTTAGATAGGACTCCTATTATAGGAATGAAAGTTTCAAGGATATATATGGAGTTCGCAAGCAGCAAGAGCGGAGTAGAGTTTCAGGGGATAAATAGAGATACCGGTGAGCATGATAATGCAATCTGGGGTAATTTGAACTTGATAATGAGAAGGGTGTCGCATGCACTCTTTGAGCTCATGGCGAGAGTAACGGTACGAAAACCCATATATCACAGCCCTCTCTTCCTGCCATGAGGGTGAGGAAAATGTAGACGCTCAACGGTAATGGCGGGAACATCATTATtctcagaaaaaaaatcaatcagacCGATCACGAGAACGTGTGAGCAAGAGCAAGAGTCAATAAGGAAACGTCAAAGGCGAGATTTGCTCTCAGAGATCAACATTAATAACATAGCGTAATATAAGTCCATCACTAATAATCTCCCTTAAAAGTAACATGTAGGTGAGTCAAATAATGTTTA
This region of Brassica napus cultivar Da-Ae chromosome C5, Da-Ae, whole genome shotgun sequence genomic DNA includes:
- the BNAC05G00030D gene encoding uncharacterized protein BNAC05G00030D, which produces MKKENSSLMSFLLLLSLSFLASSKSHGNPASEMVNVLNQNRTAWKLGKLHESPGLGCIALQYAELCEGNCNVNNTLTCEPPEDDFTQVFAPNCGVELPTFGTITGHVLGCGTHYATPEASFSDILFRDNKSLLVLRNRSHTEVGVGMARLHKGTYFWCILFSDGGTNSSFSLEANGRGIKQRKGCYSGSAFSCSNAHMICMRLLNSFLCILLSINTLWVSFL